In Alteromonas sp. V450, the following proteins share a genomic window:
- a CDS encoding NADH:ubiquinone reductase (Na(+)-transporting) subunit D → MADTKEMKKALFGPILDNNPIALQVLGICSALAITTKLETALVMSLALTSVVAFSNLFISLIRNQIPSSVRIIIQMTIIASLVIVVDQILKAYSYEISKQLSVFVGLIITNCIVMGRAEAYAMKSPPLMSFLDGIGNGLGYSFILIVIGTIKELFGFGTILGFEILPLVQNGGWYQGNGLLILPFSSFFLIGGMIWFIRTIRPEQVEPKE, encoded by the coding sequence ATGGCAGATACTAAAGAAATGAAAAAGGCCCTCTTTGGGCCAATCCTGGACAACAACCCGATCGCCCTACAGGTATTGGGTATCTGTTCAGCACTGGCAATTACCACTAAGCTGGAAACAGCATTGGTAATGTCGCTTGCGCTTACAAGCGTTGTAGCGTTCTCAAACTTGTTTATTTCACTAATTCGTAACCAGATCCCATCTAGCGTTCGAATTATTATCCAGATGACCATCATTGCATCGTTGGTAATCGTTGTTGACCAAATTCTGAAAGCGTATTCGTATGAAATATCGAAGCAGCTGTCGGTATTCGTTGGTCTGATTATTACTAACTGTATCGTAATGGGTCGTGCTGAAGCTTACGCCATGAAGAGCCCACCTCTGATGAGCTTCCTTGATGGTATTGGTAACGGCTTGGGTTACTCTTTCATTCTAATTGTTATTGGTACAATTAAAGAGCTATTTGGTTTCGGTACTATTTTAGGTTTCGAAATCCTTCCACTGGTTCAAAACGGTGGCTGGTATCAGGGTAACGGTTTGTTAATCCTACCATTCAGCTCATTCTTCTTAATCGGCGGTATGATTTGGTTTATCCGTACTATCCGTCCAGAGCAAGTAGAGCCTAAGGAGTAA
- the nqrE gene encoding NADH:ubiquinone reductase (Na(+)-transporting) subunit E has product MEHYLSLFVRSIFVENMALSLFLGMCTFLAVSKKVKTAMGLGVAVIVVLGISVPVNQVIYVNILAPGALAWAGFPEADLSFLNFLTFIGVIAALVQILEMSLDKFFPALYNALGIFLPLITVNCAIFGGVAFAVQREYNFTESIVYGVGSGMGWALAIVLLAAVREKLKYADMPDGVRGLGSVFMIAGLMALGFQSFTGIQL; this is encoded by the coding sequence ATGGAACATTATTTGTCGTTATTTGTTCGCTCAATTTTCGTTGAGAACATGGCGTTATCACTTTTCTTGGGTATGTGTACATTCCTAGCGGTATCTAAGAAAGTTAAAACTGCTATGGGTCTTGGTGTTGCAGTTATCGTGGTACTAGGTATCTCTGTACCGGTTAACCAAGTTATTTATGTAAACATTCTTGCTCCAGGCGCACTAGCATGGGCAGGTTTCCCAGAAGCTGACCTAAGCTTCCTTAACTTCCTAACGTTTATCGGTGTTATCGCGGCGTTGGTACAGATTCTAGAGATGAGCTTAGACAAGTTCTTCCCTGCGCTTTACAACGCACTAGGTATCTTCCTTCCGCTAATTACCGTTAACTGTGCAATCTTCGGTGGTGTGGCGTTTGCGGTACAGCGTGAATACAACTTCACTGAAAGCATCGTTTACGGCGTTGGTAGTGGTATGGGCTGGGCACTAGCAATTGTGTTGCTAGCGGCAGTACGTGAAAAGCTGAAGTATGCTGACATGCCTGATGGTGTTCGTGGTCTTGGTTCTGTATTCATGATCGCTGGCCTAATGGCACTTGGCTTCCAGTCATTCACTGGTATTCAGCTGTAA
- the fabV gene encoding enoyl-ACP reductase FabV, which translates to MVIKPKVRGFICTNAHPIGCATAVDEQIAYVEAKGDLGEGPKNVLVIGSSTGYGLASRITSAFGYGAKTLGVCFEKAPTERKTGTAGWYNTAAFHEKAKAKGLYADTINGDAFSDEIKNETIEKIKAEMGKVDLVIYSLASPRRTDPETGVTYKSTLKPVGQAYTTKTYDTDKDKVHEVSLEPANDEEILNTIKVMGGEDWERWMDFLREAGVLAEGCKTTAYTYIGKELTWPIYGQATIGKAKEDLDRAAAAIIGKNSDLLVQANVSSLKALVTQASSAIPVMPLYISLIYKVMKEEGTHEGCIEQIHGLFTQCLFGDTPTLDEANRYRMDGKETNDATQAKIKALWDQVTQENFHDLSDYKGYHHEFLKLFGFDISSVDYDSEVDPMVNW; encoded by the coding sequence ATGGTTATCAAGCCTAAAGTGAGAGGCTTCATTTGCACAAACGCGCATCCTATTGGCTGTGCAACCGCGGTTGACGAACAAATTGCTTATGTAGAAGCAAAAGGCGACTTAGGCGAAGGCCCTAAAAACGTACTGGTTATTGGTAGCTCAACAGGTTACGGCTTAGCGTCACGCATCACATCTGCCTTTGGTTATGGCGCAAAAACACTAGGTGTGTGCTTTGAGAAAGCGCCAACGGAGCGCAAAACGGGTACAGCAGGTTGGTACAACACTGCAGCGTTCCATGAAAAAGCCAAAGCAAAAGGCTTGTATGCAGATACTATCAACGGCGATGCGTTTTCCGATGAAATCAAAAATGAAACCATCGAAAAAATCAAAGCTGAAATGGGCAAGGTTGATTTGGTCATTTATAGCCTTGCATCCCCGCGTAGAACCGACCCAGAAACAGGCGTGACGTATAAATCTACGCTTAAGCCTGTAGGGCAGGCGTACACAACAAAAACCTACGATACTGATAAAGATAAAGTGCATGAAGTATCGCTAGAGCCAGCCAACGACGAAGAAATCCTTAACACCATCAAAGTGATGGGCGGCGAAGATTGGGAACGTTGGATGGACTTTTTACGTGAAGCCGGTGTGCTTGCTGAAGGCTGTAAAACAACCGCTTACACTTACATAGGCAAAGAGCTTACATGGCCTATTTATGGTCAAGCGACGATTGGTAAAGCGAAAGAAGACTTGGATCGCGCTGCGGCAGCCATTATCGGTAAAAACAGTGATTTGCTTGTGCAAGCCAATGTGAGCTCGTTGAAAGCACTGGTAACGCAGGCAAGCTCAGCCATTCCTGTAATGCCACTTTATATTTCACTTATTTACAAAGTGATGAAAGAGGAAGGCACGCACGAAGGGTGTATTGAGCAGATTCATGGCTTGTTCACTCAGTGCCTGTTTGGCGACACGCCAACGTTAGATGAAGCAAATCGCTATCGCATGGATGGCAAAGAAACTAACGACGCAACCCAAGCAAAAATTAAGGCGCTATGGGATCAAGTGACACAAGAGAACTTTCATGACTTAAGTGACTACAAAGGTTACCACCATGAGTTCTTAAAACTGTTCGGTTTTGACATTTCAAGTGTTGATTACGACAGTGAAGTTGACCCAATGGTTAATTGGTAA
- a CDS encoding NADH:ubiquinone reductase (Na(+)-transporting) subunit B: MGLKAYLEKIEPNFEPGGKHEKWYALYEAAATIFYTPGKVNKANTHVRDSIDLKRIMIMVWMATFPAMFFGMYNIGFQAQEAIAAGAGTLPDTWQAGLFAALGGDLANAGTLGLFFYGACFWLPIYAVTFAVGGFWEVLFASVRKHEVNEGFFVTSVLFALTLPATIPLWQVALGITFGVVIAKEVFGGTGRNFLNPALSGRAFLYFAYPAQISGDQVWVAADGYSGATSLSQAASGNLDYANMDQWMNSFIGTISGSAGEVSTLAIILGGLFIMYMRIASWRIVAGVAIGVAFFATLLNLIGSDTNPMFAMPAHWHFVVGGLAFGMFFMATDPVSASFTNQGKWAYGIFIGFMTVLIRVLNPAFPEGVMLAILFANLWAPLFDYFVAQSNIKRRVARVG; this comes from the coding sequence ATGGGTTTAAAAGCGTATTTAGAAAAGATCGAACCAAACTTCGAACCAGGTGGTAAGCATGAAAAGTGGTATGCGCTTTACGAAGCTGCGGCGACCATTTTCTACACCCCAGGTAAAGTAAACAAAGCTAACACGCACGTGCGTGACAGCATTGACCTTAAGCGCATCATGATCATGGTATGGATGGCAACATTCCCAGCTATGTTCTTTGGTATGTATAACATTGGTTTCCAAGCGCAAGAAGCAATCGCTGCTGGTGCAGGTACATTACCTGATACGTGGCAAGCAGGCCTATTCGCTGCACTTGGCGGTGACTTGGCAAATGCGGGCACACTAGGTCTGTTCTTCTACGGCGCATGTTTCTGGTTGCCAATCTACGCAGTTACGTTTGCGGTAGGTGGTTTCTGGGAAGTATTATTTGCGTCTGTGCGCAAACACGAAGTTAACGAAGGTTTCTTTGTTACATCAGTTCTGTTCGCACTAACACTTCCAGCTACTATTCCTCTATGGCAAGTTGCACTAGGTATTACCTTCGGTGTTGTTATTGCTAAAGAAGTATTCGGTGGTACAGGTCGTAACTTCCTTAACCCAGCATTGTCTGGTCGTGCATTCCTTTACTTTGCGTATCCTGCACAAATTTCAGGTGACCAAGTATGGGTAGCGGCAGATGGCTATTCTGGTGCAACGTCTCTAAGCCAAGCGGCTTCTGGCAACCTTGATTACGCGAACATGGATCAGTGGATGAACAGCTTCATCGGTACTATTTCAGGTTCAGCGGGTGAGGTGTCTACCCTTGCTATCATTCTTGGTGGCTTGTTCATCATGTACATGCGTATAGCAAGCTGGCGCATTGTTGCTGGTGTAGCAATTGGTGTGGCGTTCTTCGCAACCTTGCTAAACCTAATCGGCAGCGATACTAACCCTATGTTTGCAATGCCTGCTCATTGGCACTTTGTTGTTGGTGGTCTTGCTTTTGGTATGTTCTTTATGGCGACAGACCCAGTATCTGCGTCGTTCACAAACCAAGGTAAGTGGGCTTACGGTATCTTCATTGGTTTTATGACGGTACTAATCCGCGTCCTTAACCCAGCCTTCCCAGAAGGTGTAATGCTAGCAATTCTATTTGCTAACTTGTGGGCGCCACTGTTCGACTATTTCGTCGCACAAAGCAATATCAAGCGGAGGGTAGCACGTGTCGGCTAA
- a CDS encoding FKBP-type peptidyl-prolyl cis-trans isomerase: MTDTFNTVETQASYGIGFQMGQQLQSNPFDGLAIDAVVAGLKDAFAGQAPQVDNDTLRDAFGEIHKRMQAAKEEASKAVIEEGTKYLEENAKRDEVTVTESGLQYEVIAEGDGETPVAASTVRVHYHGTLINGTTFDSSYERGQPAEFPVGGVIKGWTEALQLMKVGAKYRLYVPHDLAYGEQGAGAAIAPYSTLIFDVELLDVLG; encoded by the coding sequence GTGACTGATACATTCAATACAGTAGAAACCCAAGCAAGTTACGGCATTGGTTTTCAAATGGGTCAACAACTACAATCAAATCCATTTGACGGACTAGCGATTGACGCTGTTGTAGCTGGCCTAAAAGACGCCTTCGCAGGTCAAGCGCCTCAGGTTGACAACGACACACTACGTGATGCGTTCGGCGAAATTCACAAGCGCATGCAAGCGGCTAAAGAAGAAGCGAGCAAAGCGGTTATTGAAGAAGGCACAAAGTACCTTGAAGAAAACGCAAAGCGTGATGAAGTAACCGTTACTGAATCTGGTCTTCAGTACGAAGTTATCGCTGAAGGTGACGGTGAAACGCCAGTTGCGGCTAGCACTGTACGTGTTCACTACCACGGTACACTTATCAACGGTACCACTTTTGACAGCTCTTACGAGCGCGGCCAGCCAGCTGAATTCCCAGTAGGTGGCGTGATTAAAGGTTGGACTGAAGCACTTCAACTTATGAAAGTAGGTGCTAAGTATCGTTTATACGTGCCACATGATCTTGCTTACGGTGAGCAAGGTGCGGGTGCAGCTATTGCACCATACAGCACGCTTATCTTTGACGTAGAGCTTCTAGACGTTCTAGGTTAA
- a CDS encoding Na(+)-translocating NADH-quinone reductase subunit A — protein MIKIKKGLDLPIEGAPKQEIADASAATRVAILGEEYVGMRPTMHVQVGDVVKKGQVLFEDKKNPGVKFTAPAAGEVVEVNRGAKRVLQSVVIKMNGSDAVSFDKIAADQIASATREQLQSILVESGMWTALRTRPFSKSPQLDSVPSSIFVTAMDTNPLAADPAVIIAERQDDFVNGLKALTQLSGGKTYVCKAAGASVATGDAAVDVEEFGGPHPAGLPGTHIHFLDSAGMNKTVWHINYQDVMAIGALLTSGELDNRRVISLAGPAATNPRLVRTVIGADLTELTANEQVDGEVRVISGSVLSGTTAMGVHGFLGRFHTQVSLLKEGREKKLFGWITPGSDKHSVTRAYLGHLSGNKKFDMTTTTNGSERSMVPIGNYERVMPLDIIPTLLLRDLISGDTDGAQTLGCLELDEEDLALCTYVCPGKYNYAPILRDCLTTIEKEG, from the coding sequence ATGATAAAAATCAAGAAAGGTCTCGACCTCCCAATTGAGGGAGCGCCAAAGCAGGAGATTGCTGATGCATCTGCTGCAACGCGCGTTGCCATTCTGGGAGAAGAATATGTGGGTATGCGCCCTACCATGCACGTCCAAGTTGGCGATGTAGTGAAAAAAGGTCAGGTTCTTTTTGAAGACAAAAAGAACCCTGGCGTTAAATTCACTGCGCCAGCAGCGGGTGAAGTGGTAGAGGTTAACCGTGGTGCAAAACGTGTTCTTCAGTCTGTAGTTATCAAAATGAACGGCAGTGATGCTGTGTCATTTGATAAAATTGCAGCTGACCAGATCGCGAGCGCAACACGTGAGCAGCTTCAGTCAATCCTTGTAGAGTCAGGCATGTGGACAGCGTTACGCACACGTCCATTCAGCAAATCTCCACAGCTGGACTCTGTTCCAAGTTCAATTTTTGTTACAGCAATGGATACTAATCCACTAGCAGCAGATCCTGCTGTGATTATTGCTGAGCGCCAAGACGATTTCGTAAATGGTCTTAAAGCGTTAACGCAATTGAGCGGCGGCAAGACTTACGTTTGTAAAGCGGCAGGTGCTTCAGTTGCTACTGGCGATGCGGCAGTTGATGTTGAAGAATTTGGTGGTCCTCACCCTGCGGGCCTACCGGGTACTCACATCCACTTCCTTGATTCTGCTGGCATGAACAAAACGGTTTGGCACATCAACTACCAAGACGTTATGGCAATTGGTGCATTGCTGACCTCTGGCGAGCTAGATAACCGTCGTGTTATTTCACTTGCGGGTCCCGCTGCAACCAATCCACGCCTAGTGCGAACTGTAATAGGCGCAGATTTGACCGAACTTACTGCAAACGAGCAAGTAGACGGTGAAGTGCGTGTTATCTCTGGCTCTGTACTTAGCGGTACAACAGCGATGGGCGTTCACGGCTTCCTTGGCCGTTTCCACACCCAAGTTTCACTACTAAAAGAAGGTCGCGAGAAAAAGCTATTTGGCTGGATCACTCCAGGTTCAGATAAGCACTCAGTGACTCGTGCTTACTTAGGTCACCTAAGTGGCAACAAGAAATTTGATATGACAACAACTACCAATGGTTCTGAACGTTCTATGGTTCCAATTGGTAATTACGAACGCGTTATGCCCCTAGATATCATTCCTACGCTTCTGCTTAGGGACCTGATTTCTGGTGATACTGACGGTGCTCAGACGTTGGGTTGCTTAGAATTGGACGAAGAAGATTTGGCATTGTGTACTTATGTATGCCCTGGCAAATACAACTACGCTCCTATCTTACGCGACTGTTTGACCACGATAGAGAAAGAGGGTTAA
- a CDS encoding Na(+)-translocating NADH-quinone reductase subunit C — MSAKKESLGKTVGIVVAVCLVCSIVVSGAAVGLRSLQQTNAALDKKSNILNAAGLYEMGMSNSAIESTYSERVEQRFVNLDEGTFVEAPKPDYDMYKAAKETEYSTKVTNSNVGFQRRPNVASVYLVRDDAGDVSRIILPVHGSGLWDLMYGFLAVDADGQTVRELIYYQQKETPGLGGEVQNPAWQDKWDGKELYENGEVAIRVVKNANPSNPHTIDALSGATLTSNGVENTIRYWVGEQGFGQFLKNQAWRS; from the coding sequence GTGTCGGCTAAGAAAGAATCTTTAGGCAAGACGGTAGGTATTGTTGTTGCCGTATGTTTAGTTTGTTCAATTGTTGTTTCTGGCGCGGCTGTTGGCCTTCGCTCGCTACAGCAAACAAACGCAGCTCTAGATAAAAAGAGCAACATTCTTAATGCTGCAGGCCTTTATGAAATGGGCATGAGCAATAGCGCAATTGAAAGCACGTACAGCGAGCGAGTAGAACAGCGTTTTGTTAATCTTGACGAGGGTACTTTCGTAGAAGCGCCTAAGCCAGATTACGATATGTATAAAGCAGCCAAAGAAACTGAGTACAGCACTAAGGTAACTAACAGCAATGTTGGTTTCCAACGCCGCCCTAACGTGGCAAGTGTTTACTTAGTTCGCGACGACGCAGGTGATGTATCTCGTATCATCCTTCCTGTACACGGCAGCGGCCTTTGGGATCTTATGTACGGTTTCTTAGCGGTAGACGCAGACGGCCAAACGGTTCGCGAGCTCATTTACTATCAGCAAAAAGAAACGCCAGGACTAGGTGGTGAAGTGCAAAACCCTGCTTGGCAGGACAAATGGGACGGCAAAGAGCTTTACGAGAATGGTGAAGTTGCTATTCGCGTAGTGAAAAATGCTAACCCTAGCAATCCTCACACTATCGATGCGCTTTCAGGTGCAACCCTAACCAGCAACGGTGTTGAAAACACCATTCGTTACTGGGTAGGCGAGCAAGGCTTCGGCCAGTTCCTGAAGAACCAAGCATGGCGTTCATAA
- the ppc gene encoding phosphoenolpyruvate carboxylase, producing MQTHYDAELKDTVRYLGKTLGETIKNQLGQEWLDRIEKIRKGGRASYQGDATCSEELKETFKTMSDSDLLTVGRAFAQFLNLGNIAEQEYNAAMNVDASIDALFEHLDKAELTAEKVQDAVAKLNIDLVLTAHPTEVTRRTLIHKHKELANCLQAIHQESLNDVERKKIETRIADLIAQAWHTEEIRSVRPTPVDEARWGFSVIENSLWEAVPDFMRELDGRLNEDYEVSLPLDASPVQFSSWMGGDRDGNPFVTSKVTEQVLLLARKRAAKLFAIDLDRLQVELSMYDCNDALREKVGDANEPYRALLRPLVDKFITTRDGISDYLAGKNPDTSNWVESDDELIEPLMLCYQSLLDCGMQVVANGLLLDTIRRARVFGIHLLRLDVRQDSERHADVFSELTRYLGLGDYAQWSEADKQAFLLRELGSKRPLFPAQWDASDDVKEVLDTCKVIAKHSKHGFGIYIISMASEPSDVMAVQLLLQESGVDWPMPVAPLFETLDDLNNSPDVMRKLLSIDWYRGYVKGRQFVMIGYSDSAKDAGALAAGWAQYQSQEALVAIAEEFDVSLTLFHGRGGTIGRGGLPAHAAIYSQPPGSLEGGFRVTEQGETIRYKFGMPKLAKRSLGIYASAIIEAMLFPPPAPKEEWRELITAMAAQGRDNYRATVRHDEEFVPYFRVATPEQELGKLPLGSRPAKRKPQGGIESLRAIPWIFAWAQTRLVLPSWLGVMRAIDSVKTPENEKVVNEMFSEWPFYRSRLSMLDMVFHKADPRISEAYDERLVPKELKHFGEALRSELKESISSLLAITGDDDIMKNDPQGKESMEIRAAYLQPLHYLQIELLDRIRKAGDDAQNTSLERAMMVTIAGIAIGMRNTG from the coding sequence ATGCAAACACACTATGATGCTGAACTGAAAGATACCGTTCGATACCTTGGTAAAACCTTAGGTGAGACAATCAAAAATCAATTAGGTCAGGAATGGCTAGACCGCATTGAAAAGATTCGTAAAGGCGGCCGAGCTTCTTATCAGGGAGACGCTACGTGCAGCGAAGAACTGAAAGAAACTTTCAAAACAATGTCTGACAGCGATTTGCTTACTGTTGGCCGTGCCTTCGCACAATTCTTAAATTTGGGCAACATTGCTGAGCAAGAATACAACGCTGCAATGAATGTTGATGCATCGATTGATGCACTTTTTGAACACCTAGATAAAGCTGAGTTAACCGCTGAAAAAGTGCAGGATGCAGTTGCAAAACTGAACATCGATCTTGTACTAACCGCCCACCCAACCGAGGTTACGCGTCGTACACTTATTCATAAACACAAAGAATTGGCAAATTGCCTTCAAGCCATACACCAAGAATCGCTTAATGACGTTGAGCGTAAGAAAATTGAAACCCGCATTGCAGACCTTATTGCACAGGCTTGGCACACTGAAGAAATTCGCTCTGTGCGCCCTACACCTGTTGATGAAGCGCGCTGGGGCTTCTCGGTTATTGAAAACTCATTGTGGGAAGCAGTACCTGACTTCATGCGCGAGCTTGACGGCCGTTTAAATGAAGATTACGAGGTCTCACTGCCGCTAGATGCCTCTCCTGTTCAGTTTAGCTCTTGGATGGGCGGCGACAGAGACGGTAACCCATTTGTAACGTCAAAAGTGACAGAGCAAGTACTCTTACTTGCTAGAAAGCGCGCAGCCAAACTTTTCGCGATAGATCTTGATCGCTTGCAGGTTGAGCTTTCTATGTACGACTGCAACGACGCGTTACGCGAAAAAGTCGGCGACGCCAACGAGCCATACCGCGCCCTTCTTCGTCCACTTGTGGACAAGTTCATCACAACCCGCGATGGCATTAGCGACTACTTAGCAGGTAAGAACCCGGATACTTCAAACTGGGTTGAAAGTGATGATGAGCTAATTGAACCACTGATGCTTTGCTACCAGTCATTGTTAGACTGCGGAATGCAAGTTGTAGCAAACGGTCTGCTGCTAGACACTATTCGCCGTGCTCGAGTATTCGGTATTCACCTTCTGCGCCTTGATGTACGTCAGGATTCTGAGCGTCACGCAGACGTCTTTAGCGAACTCACTCGCTATCTTGGTCTTGGTGATTATGCTCAGTGGAGCGAAGCCGACAAGCAGGCTTTCTTATTACGCGAACTTGGCTCAAAACGCCCGCTTTTCCCTGCTCAATGGGACGCGTCTGATGACGTAAAAGAAGTGCTTGATACGTGTAAGGTTATTGCGAAGCACAGCAAGCACGGCTTTGGTATTTATATCATCTCTATGGCCAGTGAGCCGTCAGATGTCATGGCCGTTCAGCTACTACTTCAAGAAAGCGGTGTAGATTGGCCAATGCCAGTGGCGCCATTGTTCGAAACACTGGACGATTTGAACAACTCACCTGACGTAATGCGTAAATTGCTGTCTATTGACTGGTATCGCGGTTACGTGAAGGGCCGTCAGTTTGTCATGATCGGTTACTCTGACTCAGCAAAAGATGCAGGCGCATTGGCTGCTGGCTGGGCACAGTATCAGTCGCAAGAAGCATTAGTTGCCATTGCAGAAGAATTCGACGTAAGCCTTACCCTATTCCACGGACGTGGTGGTACGATTGGCCGCGGCGGTTTGCCAGCACACGCAGCTATTTACTCACAGCCTCCTGGCTCACTAGAAGGTGGATTCCGCGTAACAGAACAAGGTGAAACCATTCGCTACAAGTTCGGCATGCCAAAACTGGCTAAACGCAGCCTAGGTATTTACGCCAGCGCTATAATTGAAGCCATGTTGTTCCCGCCTCCAGCACCAAAAGAAGAGTGGCGTGAGCTTATTACCGCAATGGCCGCGCAAGGTCGCGATAACTACCGCGCAACAGTTCGCCATGATGAAGAATTCGTCCCTTACTTCCGTGTGGCTACACCAGAGCAAGAGCTAGGTAAGCTTCCTCTAGGCAGCCGCCCTGCTAAGCGTAAACCACAAGGCGGAATTGAGAGCTTACGTGCTATCCCATGGATCTTCGCCTGGGCACAAACCCGTTTAGTTCTGCCAAGCTGGTTAGGCGTTATGCGCGCAATTGATAGCGTGAAGACTCCTGAGAACGAGAAAGTGGTTAACGAGATGTTCAGCGAATGGCCGTTCTATCGTTCGCGTCTTTCAATGCTGGACATGGTGTTCCACAAAGCTGACCCACGCATAAGCGAAGCTTATGATGAGCGCCTTGTACCAAAAGAACTTAAACACTTTGGTGAAGCGCTGCGCAGCGAGCTTAAAGAAAGCATCTCGTCGCTGTTGGCTATTACAGGCGATGACGACATTATGAAAAACGACCCGCAAGGTAAAGAGTCGATGGAGATCCGTGCAGCGTATCTTCAACCACTTCATTACCTGCAAATTGAGCTTCTCGATCGTATCCGTAAAGCCGGTGACGATGCGCAAAACACCAGTTTAGAGCGTGCCATGATGGTAACCATTGCAGGCATTGCCATTGGGATGCGTAACACAGGTTAA
- the nqrF gene encoding NADH:ubiquinone reductase (Na(+)-transporting) subunit F: MNNVEIYLGVGMFIAIVLALVFIIMFAKSKLVPSGDVTITINGDPDKAIKTAPGGKLLGALADAGYFVSSACGGGGSCGQCRVDVHSGGGEILPTELDHITKGEAREGCRLSCQVAIKQDMEIELEESVFGVKKWDCEVISNDNKATFIKELKLKIPNGESVPFRAGGYIQIEAPAHHVKYKEFDIPEEYRGDWERFGFFDIESKVDEETIRAYSMANYPEEEGIIMLNVRIATPPPNNLSLPAGKMSSYIWSLKEGDKATISGPFGEFFAKETENEMVFVGGGAGMAPMRSHIFDQLRRLKSKRKMSFWYGARSLREMFYTEDFDELAAENDNFEWHVALSDPQPEDNWEGYTGFIHQVLLENYLKDHPAPEDCEFYMCGPPMMNAAVINMLKDLGVEDENIMLDDFGG; this comes from the coding sequence ATGAATAATGTAGAAATATATCTAGGCGTAGGCATGTTCATTGCCATCGTTCTAGCGCTGGTATTTATTATCATGTTTGCCAAGTCTAAATTGGTACCAAGCGGTGATGTTACTATCACTATCAATGGTGACCCAGATAAGGCAATCAAAACAGCACCGGGTGGCAAGCTTCTTGGTGCACTAGCTGACGCAGGTTACTTCGTATCTTCTGCTTGTGGTGGCGGTGGCTCATGTGGCCAGTGTCGTGTAGACGTACACTCAGGTGGTGGTGAAATTCTTCCAACTGAACTAGACCACATCACTAAAGGTGAAGCACGCGAAGGCTGCCGTCTTTCATGTCAGGTTGCTATTAAGCAAGACATGGAGATCGAGCTTGAAGAGTCGGTATTTGGTGTTAAGAAGTGGGATTGTGAAGTTATCTCTAACGATAACAAAGCAACCTTCATCAAAGAACTGAAGCTTAAAATTCCTAATGGTGAAAGTGTACCTTTCCGTGCAGGTGGTTATATTCAGATTGAAGCGCCAGCGCACCACGTTAAGTACAAAGAGTTCGATATTCCTGAAGAATACCGCGGTGACTGGGAGCGTTTTGGCTTCTTCGACATCGAGTCTAAAGTAGACGAAGAGACTATTCGTGCTTACTCAATGGCGAACTACCCAGAAGAAGAAGGCATTATTATGTTGAACGTGCGTATTGCTACGCCGCCACCTAATAACCTAAGCCTACCTGCGGGTAAAATGTCATCGTATATTTGGAGCCTGAAAGAAGGTGACAAAGCGACTATCTCTGGTCCATTCGGTGAATTCTTCGCGAAAGAAACTGAAAACGAAATGGTATTCGTAGGTGGTGGTGCTGGTATGGCCCCAATGCGTTCACACATCTTCGATCAGCTTCGTCGCCTTAAGTCTAAGCGTAAGATGAGCTTCTGGTACGGTGCACGTTCACTTCGTGAAATGTTCTATACAGAAGACTTCGATGAGTTAGCAGCAGAAAACGATAACTTTGAGTGGCACGTAGCACTTTCTGATCCTCAGCCAGAGGACAACTGGGAAGGTTACACAGGGTTCATTCACCAAGTACTTCTTGAGAACTACTTGAAAGATCACCCTGCACCAGAAGACTGTGAGTTCTACATGTGTGGACCACCTATGATGAACGCGGCCGTAATCAACATGCTTAAAGATTTAGGTGTTGAGGACGAAAACATCATGCTAGATGACTTCGGTGGCTAA